In the Campylobacter showae genome, one interval contains:
- a CDS encoding ABC transporter substrate-binding protein, which translates to MKFLKIILLALFSAVSLFAISEEQIKPTMQKTTQDAIEVLKNANLSKDEKISKIFAVFDPYFDYEQMSKIALNKRYNNLSADQKVKFNKAFEERLKSSYVDKLLSYKNQTINFKDVTKPNENRYFLNADLVGEDGKNYGFTYKFYNAKERGWLIYDVEILGVSIIQTYRSQFDSLMENESFENLLSKLNSVQAPQ; encoded by the coding sequence ATGAAATTTTTAAAAATCATCCTACTTGCGCTTTTTAGCGCGGTTAGCCTCTTTGCGATCAGCGAGGAGCAGATAAAACCTACGATGCAAAAAACGACGCAAGACGCCATCGAAGTGCTAAAAAACGCAAATTTGAGCAAAGACGAGAAAATAAGTAAAATTTTCGCCGTTTTTGATCCGTATTTCGACTACGAGCAGATGTCAAAGATCGCTCTAAACAAGCGCTACAATAACCTAAGCGCCGATCAAAAGGTCAAATTTAACAAAGCTTTTGAAGAGAGATTAAAGTCAAGCTACGTCGATAAGCTTTTAAGCTACAAAAACCAAACTATAAATTTTAAAGACGTAACAAAACCGAACGAAAATCGCTACTTTCTAAACGCAGATTTAGTCGGTGAGGACGGCAAAAACTACGGCTTTACGTACAAATTTTATAACGCCAAAGAGCGCGGCTGGCTCATCTACGACGTCGAAATTTTAGGCGTTAGCATTATCCAGACCTACCGCAGCCAGTTTGACAGCCTTATGGAAAACGAGAGTTTTGAAAATTTGCTTAGCAAGCTAAACTCCGTCCAAGCTCCGCAATAA
- a CDS encoding VacJ family lipoprotein, whose translation MKNNLKKLRNTWHFEIYKFKSYIEIKSQVTAFADLKFGDLMRKFLLSFLLFFSCVFAEQTQEKSEFDDEFTQPSEIFDPLSGYNRMMTGFNDFMYVNAIHPAIKGYNYIVPEAARTAAGNFFDNLLYPVRFVNNLLQFKFSEAGEETLRFLANTIIGFGGLTDGAKYYNLQRHDEDFGQTLGYWGVGSGFHVVLPFIGPSNLRDIVGLVGDYYLDPISYVKPALDSFAIKTFRQGNLLSLHPDAYDKLKKDAIDLYPFLRDAYEQRRNHLIKE comes from the coding sequence ATGAAAAATAACTTAAAGAAACTTCGTAATACCTGGCATTTTGAAATTTATAAATTTAAAAGCTACATTGAGATAAAATCTCAGGTTACTGCCTTTGCAGACTTGAAATTCGGAGATTTGATGAGAAAATTTTTACTCTCTTTTTTGCTTTTTTTTAGTTGCGTTTTTGCTGAACAAACGCAAGAAAAGAGCGAATTTGACGACGAATTTACCCAGCCTAGCGAGATTTTCGATCCGCTTAGCGGCTATAATAGAATGATGACGGGGTTTAACGATTTTATGTACGTAAACGCCATCCACCCCGCGATAAAAGGCTATAACTACATAGTGCCCGAGGCCGCAAGAACCGCTGCTGGAAACTTTTTTGACAACCTTTTATATCCCGTTCGCTTCGTAAATAATCTCTTGCAGTTTAAATTTAGCGAGGCTGGGGAGGAGACGCTGAGATTTTTGGCAAATACGATTATCGGTTTTGGCGGGCTAACCGACGGCGCGAAATACTACAATCTGCAACGCCACGACGAGGACTTCGGTCAGACGCTAGGCTACTGGGGCGTAGGTAGCGGATTTCACGTGGTGCTGCCGTTTATCGGACCGTCAAATTTACGCGATATCGTCGGTCTAGTCGGCGATTATTATCTCGATCCTATCAGTTACGTAAAGCCTGCGCTAGACTCCTTTGCTATAAAAACATTCCGTCAGGGCAATCTTTTGTCCTTACACCCAGACGCTTACGACAAGCTTAAAAAAGACGCGATCGACCTGTATCCGTTTCTACGAGATGCCTACGAACAGCGCCGCAACCACTTAATAAAGGAATAA
- the modA gene encoding molybdate ABC transporter substrate-binding protein, giving the protein MKKTFFSLVVAALAAFHLNAGEINVFAAANVTYAFDELKAEFAKSNPDTKVTVTLGASGALSTQVKNGAPADVFMAANMKFVQDLYDTKFAVTQPVVYAQGALALFTIRDIDLAKGINAVEGLKAIAIANPETAPYGKASIEALKKAGIYDKVEKNVILAKSIGEALSQALSAADVGFIAASAMHDKKMAEYKEGKNFILIDPALYTPIDQGMVILKHGENNPEAKAFYDFIRSDRAKEIFRKFGYNI; this is encoded by the coding sequence ATGAAAAAAACATTTTTTTCGTTAGTCGTCGCGGCTCTCGCGGCTTTTCATCTAAACGCGGGTGAGATCAACGTATTTGCCGCAGCAAACGTCACTTACGCGTTTGACGAGCTAAAAGCGGAGTTTGCTAAATCAAACCCCGATACCAAAGTAACCGTCACTCTAGGAGCTAGCGGCGCGCTATCTACCCAGGTCAAAAACGGCGCTCCTGCCGACGTTTTCATGGCTGCAAATATGAAATTCGTCCAGGATCTATACGACACCAAATTTGCCGTAACCCAGCCCGTAGTATACGCCCAGGGCGCGCTTGCTCTATTTACGATCAGAGATATCGATCTAGCTAAGGGCATAAACGCGGTAGAAGGCCTAAAAGCCATTGCGATCGCAAATCCTGAAACCGCTCCGTACGGTAAGGCTAGCATCGAAGCTCTAAAAAAAGCGGGCATCTATGATAAAGTCGAGAAAAACGTCATCCTAGCAAAATCTATCGGCGAAGCTCTAAGCCAAGCTCTAAGCGCTGCTGACGTCGGATTTATCGCGGCTTCTGCAATGCATGATAAAAAAATGGCCGAGTACAAAGAGGGTAAAAACTTTATCCTCATCGATCCTGCGCTTTACACTCCGATCGACCAAGGCATGGTTATCCTAAAACACGGCGAAAACAATCCTGAAGCAAAAGCTTTCTACGACTTCATCAGAAGCGACCGCGCGAAGGAAATCTTTAGAAAATTCGGATACAACATCTAA
- a CDS encoding TOBE domain-containing protein, producing the protein MIKAKISAIEQNDGVSVFEFSAENLSLKMLSLENLQNLKIGDEVRLSFKSSDVFVATSPLLNCSVSNEIKARISDIQKGQITSSLHLNAGEFEFESIISTASLKRLNLALGDQIYAYVKATSLCIA; encoded by the coding sequence ATGATAAAGGCTAAAATTTCGGCGATAGAGCAAAATGACGGCGTTAGTGTTTTTGAGTTTAGCGCCGAAAATTTGAGCCTAAAAATGCTATCCTTGGAAAATCTGCAAAATTTAAAAATCGGCGACGAGGTTCGACTAAGCTTTAAAAGCTCGGACGTCTTCGTCGCTACTTCCCCGCTTTTAAACTGCTCTGTTTCAAACGAGATAAAAGCGCGAATTTCAGACATCCAAAAAGGACAAATCACAAGCTCGCTGCATCTAAACGCGGGCGAGTTTGAGTTTGAAAGCATCATCTCCACGGCATCGCTAAAGCGGCTAAATTTAGCGCTCGGCGATCAAATTTACGCCTACGTCAAGGCAACCTCGCTCTGCATCGCATGA